tatatatatatatatatatatatatatatatatatatatatatatattaaacgtGATTTGACTTGTGTACTGATGATATTTgtgaaatgttatttgatttgcATGATTGGtatgatgtgatgaaatgtgagggctagtagtAGACCGTTAACCTATTGCCATGGGGTTTGTTGCTTCAGAGCTTAGTTTCATTATGATACATCACTTGATCATTGCATGAATCGATGATCCGGCCATTGGACCATCACCAAACTCTAATGCATTatagaacataatatttgaggatattagaaactgaCGAATCGAAAATCtgatgtacggatcttcccaaattggatttctAAGGTTGTAAAATAAATTGTTGACCGCCACCTAATCCTAGTAATTGACGGAGGTCCGACCGTCGAATCGCgatgagattttagtatgttgttttaTGAGCATAATATGGACCTTAGGAAGTTACGGATCCGAAATCCGATGTGTGGATCTTCCGAATTGAATAgctagggttgtggaccccacTGTTGAtggagagttgacttttggtcaacatgtctcgattcgtttaaaatactaaaattagtattactagGGACTTAGTGAGGCTTTGCGGGCCTACCTCGGTGAGGGACTCTAATATATGAGATATTGATATAGTTATTATCCTGGTTTTGTATTTAATATCCTTTGTGGATATCACCTAACCttataaatgtgatttctaatgaaatgtgattttatatatatatatatatatatatatatatatttagccaCTGACCTATGTTTATTAAGCGTGATTTGACTTGTGTACTGATGATATttgtgaaatgtgatttgaagtgcttgttgaattgtttgatgaaatgtgatttgacatgcatatttgaaatgtgatttgatttgCATGATTGGTatcatgtgatgaaatgtgagggctagtagtggaccATTAACCTATTGCCATGGGGTTTGTTGCTTCAGAGCTTGTTTCATAAGCCATTTCATTGTTTCATTTCTTGCTTCGTTAACTTGTTCTAGATTTAGTATTtgtgctttgtttcatttcgttAAGCCTTTGTAAATTGAGCActtgattcatgttttgtttcgTCGACCTGTTGTTATGTCCTTGGCCCCTCGCTCagttccattgagtggtccagTTCCCTACTCCGTctggattccattgagtggtctggaatccctcatgatccgcgattccgttgagtggtccagaatcgTATCCAGCTTAGGTTTCATTGAGTGGTTCGATATGCTTTGTACTCCGAGATTCCGTTaggtggtccggaatcgtatccacttgaATTCTTTTGAGAagtccggaatcccttctactccacaattctgttgagtggtctggaatcccctttggtgttttggttccgttgagtggtccagaacccgatgttgatggatttcgttgagtggtttgAAATAGCATCATTTGACTTGTTGGTTCCTTGGATTTGATTTCAacttcagagatgtaggctttAGCCGAACTATGTCGCTCTAACCCTgcatttcaatgtattgtatgtgttattgattgatgtgattATTGGATGGTGTTGGAATGCATATGTGTGGGTGAATGGCAAGATGACCAGAGAATAATATTATGCTTCGTTGAATGTTACTTGAGGTGCTACATGCTTGAATTATGGTATTATGTTGAGACGTAGTGAGATATACGATGAATGTTCGAAtgtagtgaatggtgaactacgaatgacttgatccctattgagggtacgtaggcaatctaacgaaggggttagatgcaaccataaagtatacaaaaatAACTTCGCGATCTGAAGCTTATGTTGTGCTTTATCCGTATCCCGAAGGCGGGATATGTTATATATGCGGATACTTGGTGACGTTACATGTCGATCCTGATGTATGTCGGGATCGAGGCATGAaaaggcggggatttttagatcATTGCATATTATTAATCACactgtaaagatcatctctgcaacaaaatgaattaaaactaagatagtttagtcaatctattctAGCAAATACATAAACGGCTtgtaatgcttttaccaattATGGTTCCCTTGGAAAAAGTAAGAAGATAGGAACAAGACCATTACTGCTGCCCTAATAGTTAGTGGCTTGTTACATGTAAAATAATGGAGCAAAGGCAACTCAAAGGAGCTCTCAATTGTTCATGTCCACTACAATTTTATCTTTCATTTCCAAACCCAAACACACATCAAAGTAAAAAGCTGAACAAACACATAACTTAAGCAAGATgtaacataaaaataattaaggtTTCCACAAGACACAAAGCAAATCCCAAAACCCTAGCTAGCAAGCTAGGAGATTCATGGATTTGCAAATCCCATGGCTAATCTTATTTTACAGTAAGTTCTAAAACCAAGCTTTTACAGTCTTCTTCTTATTTATAGAGACCATCACAGCTTTCTTCTTTGAGTCTGGATCTTGGCTTGCTTCGATCATTTGTGGCAGCCACATGAGCTGCAGCTGCAGCTTGAGCCACACTTGCAGCCATTCTCTGCTCCATAGCTCATCTCAGACCCCTCAGAGAACCTGCAATAATAATATAGTCAATTTTGTCTCTTAGTTAGAGAGAAATTATTAGCACTCCTGAAAAGTCATTGTGCAATCTTCGGAAAGTATTTTTAccttattttttgtatttaattaACCATGGTTAAGACAATAGTTGCCTTATAAAAACTTACATTTTCACAAGGGCAACTCCGGCAATGACAGTTTCAGTGGAAGTGGTCTCTGAGTAGCTCAAGTCAGGGTATATGCCACACCTAcacgtatatacatatataaagagAACGTAATTATTAGGAAAAATAACTAATCAAAGTAATCAGTTCATAGTTAAGAATATAATTAGGAATTATGGAGAATGatggtcatatatatatatgtatgtatgtattggTTAGGGGAATAGAAGAATTACTTGCAGCCACTGCCGCACTTGCAGTCACTTCCACAACTACGATTGCAAgacattttctttaaaacttggtataaggataaggagaagatTGTTGTAGTTCTGGGAATTGAATTCACTCAAAGCCTGGGATGAGTTTTCTTGTGAGGGTCTCAACTGCTATTTATAGTGCAAGTGAAGGCTGAAGCAGTTGAAATCCACAGTACACGTGGATCAATCCTGGATATCTATGCGAAATTATTAAAGTTTATAGAGATTACTTGCCTTCACCAACAATCCACAATACGTTAAATTTTTCTTAAACACTGAGATTTTATGTTACTTTCTTTCATGTGTATAAATGTtacaatttaattaataatcaaaCACTATCTAAACTTAAACTTTTGGTAAATGATTATTTGTTTTAATGACATTCGATTTCTATATTATATTTAAAGATGGAATTAAGTTCAAATTTGATAGAGAGTAGTTGTTGAATCAAACAAGCAAAGCTTAAAAGTTGATGTTCAAAACAAAAGTACAGTATCAATGTTTAAAATAGAAAGTTAAGGATCTTATTTCTTATCATTCATGTGCACCACTCAAATTCAATTCCATCAACTTATTTTTTTGGGAGGAATTCTTTCATTTTATTGATAGTATATAGTCCGGTCTTTCAATCAAAAAGTTTCTTTGCAGAAAAAAGGCAATGGGCATCCACCAAGTTGTTTCCTTATAAAAGTGTGTAGGTAAAACCCTTTTGTTATGAACTAGATGCATTGATTTTAATTTGGAAAAACTTTAGTAAGTTAGGCTAAGAGTCCCTTTGAAGTTTCAATTACCAatttgatttttagtttttatattttgtgcTTGAAATATAGGAAACTTTGGGGAGGAAGGGGCAAATGGAGATGAGTGGTGTGACATAAGATAGGAAATTAAAGAACAATCAGTGAAACAAAATTCTGAAAGTGAAAACAACTTAGtcaattttagttttcatttttgtatttcttttcttgaattCTTATATATTTCTTGAGCGTTATTTTCCTTCCTCCACTTTTCTATGTCCCTCCCTTCTTCTATGCATTCCCCCTCCATcattaacaaaaaagaaaaactaaagtaagttgaatatcagagtgcaagacgaacaagactacaaaataataagaatattattgaacaaacgagaatgccaaAACGGCTacaaacctaagaaaccctaactcgGATGGGCTAGGcccaaatcctaaactaacaagcaaaactcaaatactaaaataaacctaaatactaatattgtcCAACACCCctcgtcaaactcatggcggtacacgatatgggtttgccaaagtagatgtggatgcaaaaCTCCAAATTCCAGTGCCAGTGCCCATGCCAATATCAATGCCAATGTCAGTGCCAATTCCAATACCAATGTCAATGCCAATACCAATGCTGGTGCCAATGTCAATGCCAATGCACATTCCAACTTCGGAACAAACAATCAAAAAATCCAATTTACTCTATCCACAACGTCACTCGAATGGTCATC
This window of the Malus domestica chromosome 03, GDT2T_hap1 genome carries:
- the LOC103420930 gene encoding metallothionein-like protein type 2, yielding MSCNRSCGSDCKCGSGCKCGIYPDLSYSETTSTETVIAGVALVKMFSEGSEMSYGAENGCKCGSSCSCSSCGCHK